One part of the Terrimicrobium sacchariphilum genome encodes these proteins:
- a CDS encoding GntR family transcriptional regulator translates to MESEISRSPRDKVVRRVQEWIKSGALRPGDFLPSERQLADQLGVARLTARYALIDLQREGILETVNRKRRLVAQARRSALAQAVILVSTARYSPAIGWESRVQVQVEEDLQRQGFNPMLFNPRASSPDRLYALLDEDPAGFIVFADASEHPAVQEFVTRAVASGRPVVVQSDSEQFHDAVRVTSDHEAGAYELTRCLIDRGCRRILRFWARPVKTGWIERRDAGVQRALTEAGLPILPELLAAVMDRQGEELPDQYYFTSRTRQMLGFLYEHLTGPSRVDGILVLSDPDALSVANACRIAGLEPNRDILIGGYDHCWSICPEYFFEKTAPAATVDKRNDLIGKELVAEFLKGTSASDQRRLILVPPVLVPLPEATS, encoded by the coding sequence ATGGAATCTGAAATCAGCCGCTCACCTCGCGACAAGGTCGTCCGCCGCGTGCAGGAGTGGATCAAGTCCGGAGCGCTCCGCCCGGGGGATTTCCTTCCATCGGAGCGACAGCTGGCCGATCAACTGGGCGTCGCGCGGTTGACCGCGCGATATGCGCTGATCGACCTTCAGCGCGAGGGCATCCTGGAAACCGTCAATCGCAAGCGTCGGCTCGTCGCGCAGGCGCGGCGATCAGCCTTGGCGCAGGCCGTCATCCTCGTCAGCACCGCGCGGTACTCGCCCGCGATCGGCTGGGAGAGCCGCGTCCAGGTGCAGGTCGAGGAGGATTTGCAGCGACAGGGGTTCAACCCCATGCTCTTCAATCCCCGGGCCTCATCTCCCGACCGGCTCTACGCCTTGCTCGATGAGGACCCCGCTGGCTTCATTGTGTTTGCCGATGCCTCCGAGCATCCGGCCGTGCAGGAGTTTGTCACGCGCGCGGTCGCGTCGGGCCGGCCTGTGGTCGTGCAAAGTGACAGCGAGCAGTTTCATGACGCCGTACGGGTCACCTCCGATCATGAGGCCGGCGCGTATGAGCTGACCAGGTGCCTGATCGATCGCGGCTGCCGCCGCATCCTTCGCTTCTGGGCCAGGCCGGTAAAAACAGGATGGATCGAGCGTCGCGACGCCGGGGTGCAGAGAGCGTTGACGGAAGCCGGCCTGCCGATCCTTCCCGAGCTTCTCGCTGCGGTGATGGATCGCCAGGGAGAAGAACTCCCCGACCAATATTACTTCACCTCGCGCACCCGCCAGATGCTGGGGTTTCTTTACGAGCATCTCACCGGCCCGAGCCGGGTGGATGGCATCCTCGTCCTGAGCGATCCCGATGCATTGAGCGTGGCCAATGCCTGCCGCATTGCCGGGCTTGAACCCAATCGCGATATTCTCATCGGAGGCTATGACCATTGCTGGAGCATCTGCCCGGAGTACTTCTTTGAAAAAACCGCTCCTGCGGCCACTGTCGACAAGAGGAACGACCTGATCGGCAAGGAACTTGTCGCCGAGTTCCTCAAGGGAACTTCTGCCTCCGACCAGCGGCGCTTGATCCTCGTGCCTCCCGTGCTGGTGCCGCTGCCCGAGGCCACCTCATGA
- a CDS encoding substrate-binding domain-containing protein has translation MATNSNRTSSEVIARRLLDYISSHELEPPARLPSGRELAAEWKADFSVVNRAIGHLITRGILRRDGYKLFLARTPESVTETPPLHILCPNPKIAAGAAEIASLHGSRVISLDWHWRAYRNSMRRLLEQNCQGLAVWTDKDTPVGDLIEQFRQRAIPTVVLGATGNYPGSMVDIHGNTAGRMAVAHLFNLGHTEIACFHLPGADTSIVDGYQRSCHERNLGSSVSRVLSPDLRLAEVQVAATRLANEFPQVTGIVFTNAKMARMFIEDTSEGRMVPKSLSVVAVGDPDMGISTDPPLSVVAYDYARLGRYAATVLFAQKSGLARGGALPPPERLLIEPQLIARQSTTAPGKAPSRPRATTISAAAKAGLETETHATRRASAAQSWKMPYPAVAKLTARAFEQIDLRPFANRGLHRFKSWLGLAPLLYLPAGRQKIQGVPFDVIPEDAKNPRSSLVLRSHHARDHSLPSEVTIPVNQHARLAYFLHGCGWATDHVKCAEYEMVLEDGSSHALGLVPFGFGPSDEALIPQWNEESTIQDWWPSYQQFDNSRARHLTVTKDGDPEASERFLYTLQWTNPTPEVKLDSIRVKVNPDTRFTLGILAITICNPPAARRGTRAR, from the coding sequence GTGGCCACAAATTCGAACCGCACCTCCTCCGAGGTAATCGCCCGCCGTTTGCTGGACTACATCTCGTCGCACGAATTGGAGCCCCCGGCCCGGCTTCCCTCCGGGCGGGAACTCGCGGCGGAGTGGAAGGCGGATTTTTCCGTGGTCAATCGCGCCATCGGCCACCTGATCACCCGAGGCATCCTCCGCCGCGATGGCTACAAGCTTTTCCTGGCGCGAACGCCGGAGTCTGTCACGGAAACGCCGCCGCTGCACATTCTCTGCCCCAACCCCAAAATCGCCGCGGGGGCTGCGGAAATCGCCTCCCTGCATGGGAGCCGGGTGATCTCGCTCGACTGGCACTGGCGGGCCTACCGCAACTCCATGAGACGGCTGCTCGAGCAAAACTGCCAGGGCCTTGCGGTATGGACAGACAAGGACACGCCGGTGGGAGACTTGATCGAGCAGTTTCGACAACGCGCGATCCCGACGGTCGTCCTGGGCGCCACGGGCAACTATCCAGGCAGCATGGTGGACATCCATGGAAACACTGCCGGGCGCATGGCAGTGGCTCATCTGTTCAACCTCGGCCATACCGAGATCGCGTGCTTCCACCTGCCGGGAGCCGACACGTCGATCGTGGATGGCTATCAACGCAGCTGCCATGAGCGAAATCTGGGCTCCTCCGTGTCACGCGTGCTCTCACCCGACCTGCGACTCGCCGAGGTGCAGGTCGCCGCGACGCGACTGGCCAACGAGTTTCCCCAGGTCACAGGCATCGTGTTTACGAATGCCAAGATGGCGAGAATGTTCATCGAGGACACGAGCGAGGGGCGGATGGTCCCCAAAAGTCTTTCCGTGGTGGCCGTCGGTGACCCCGACATGGGAATCTCGACTGATCCCCCGCTGAGCGTGGTCGCGTATGATTATGCCCGGCTGGGACGGTATGCGGCGACCGTGCTGTTTGCGCAGAAGTCCGGCCTCGCGCGGGGAGGCGCATTACCCCCTCCCGAGCGTCTCCTTATCGAGCCTCAACTCATCGCCCGGCAATCGACAACGGCTCCAGGCAAGGCTCCATCCCGGCCGCGGGCCACGACCATCTCCGCCGCGGCAAAGGCCGGCCTCGAGACGGAAACTCATGCCACGCGCCGGGCGTCGGCTGCGCAGAGTTGGAAGATGCCCTACCCGGCTGTCGCAAAGCTGACTGCACGGGCCTTTGAACAGATCGACCTGCGGCCCTTCGCCAACCGGGGGTTGCATCGATTCAAGAGCTGGCTCGGCTTGGCGCCGCTGCTGTACCTGCCCGCCGGTCGACAAAAGATCCAGGGTGTCCCCTTTGACGTCATCCCGGAGGATGCAAAAAATCCCAGATCCTCGCTGGTGCTGCGCTCCCATCACGCGCGAGATCATTCCCTCCCTTCCGAAGTCACAATCCCGGTCAACCAGCACGCGAGGCTGGCCTATTTTCTGCATGGATGCGGATGGGCGACCGATCATGTGAAATGCGCGGAATACGAAATGGTGCTGGAAGACGGCTCCTCGCACGCGCTCGGCCTCGTCCCGTTCGGCTTCGGACCTTCGGACGAGGCGCTGATCCCGCAATGGAACGAGGAGTCCACCATCCAGGACTGGTGGCCCAGCTATCAGCAATTTGACAACTCCCGGGCGCGGCACCTGACCGTGACCAAGGACGGTGATCCCGAGGCATCCGAGCGCTTCCTTTATACCCTGCAATGGACAAACCCCACGCCGGAGGTGAAGCTGGACTCCATCCGCGTAAAGGTGAATCCCGACACGCGGTTCACCCTGGGAATTCTCGCAATCACCATCTGCAATCCCCCGGCGGCGCGCCGCGGGACTAGGGCGCGGTGA